In one Ornithorhynchus anatinus isolate Pmale09 chromosome 19, mOrnAna1.pri.v4, whole genome shotgun sequence genomic region, the following are encoded:
- the LOC114805733 gene encoding translation initiation factor IF-2-like — protein sequence MNKRDFPSAPSDRGSRSAGAEEYSFSPRPPGAICPGGAGGWKPGLPRPGPPPPGPAASPDRTERRRIPAPLSGWAAGGDASPRWERGLPDGQRVGISGAAADVGCGVPSPPPPGPFPRPIGGTGPVPGVAEAQRPAGARGRKPTAPRAPGGTGRRRRDGEGKRKRAHFTGALRPARGSSVEEGARGSRGCCEHVPRESEAGAKMDTVPERERAVMHVAIRPGRDRLSRRRSRERQWVSAQARPRGSAPAGARARMSARLCTWPPERRPPPGVPGRRPPGGRLLSAEARRMPRAVPRGDASPPGPAEGAPGPRSPREAGAAGSPAGNGAGGSEPTVPRPGREAADDGGGVGGLGRFTERRPGRPSRAERRAELRTPPGA from the exons atgaataagcgGGACTTCCCGAGCGCCCCGTCTGACAGAGGATCGCGCTCCGCAGGTGCCGAGGAATACTCATTTTCGCCACGACCCCCCGGTGCTATTtgccccggcggggcggggggctggaaaCCCGGCCTCCCGAGGCCCGGgccgcctcctccgggccccgccgcctccccggacCGTACCGAGCGGAGACGCATCCCAGCTCCTCTCAGCGGGTGGGctgcgggaggagacgcgagccccaGATGGGAGCGCGGATTGCCCGACGGGCAGCGGGTCGGGATCTCGGGGGCCGCGGCGGATGTGGGCTGCggtgtcccctccccgcccccccccggccccttcccacgTCCCATCGGGGGCACCGGCCCCGTGCCCGGCGTGGCCGAGGCCCAGCgcccggccggggcccgcggGAGGAAGCCGACCGCCCCGCGAGCCCccggaggaa CGGGTCGGCGGAGGCGTGACGGGGAGGGCAAGAGGAAACGGGCCCACTTTACCGGCGCCCTCCGGCCTGCACGCGGAAGCTCCGTggaggagggggcgcgggggagcaGGGGCTGCTGTGAACACGTGCCCCGGGAGAGCGAAGCGGGGGCAAAAATGGACACGGTACCCGAGAGGGAGCGTGCAGTTATGCACGt ggcaATCCGGCCCGGGCGGGATCGACTTTCCCGGCGACGGTCGCGGGAACGCCAGTGGGTGAGCGCGCAGGCACGCCCGCGGGGGTCCGCGCCCGCGGGGGCCCGCGCCCGGATGTCCGCCCGCCTGTGCACGTGG CCGCCGGAGAGGCGAcctcccccgggggtccccggccgGCGACCGCCCGGGGGCCGGCTCCTCTCGGCCGAGGCCCGCCGGATGCCCCGCGCCGTCCCGAGAGGGGACGCgtctcccccgggcccggccgaggGGGCCCCCGGCCCGAGGTCCCCTCGGGAAGCGGGGGCGGCGGGCTCGCCGGCCGGGAACGGGGCCGGAGGATCCGAACCCACGgttccccgccccggccgggaagCGGCCGACGACGGCGGGGGCGTGGGCGGCCTCGGCCGCTTTACCGAGCGCCGGCCCGGGCGACCGTCGCGGGCGGAGCGCCGCGCCGAGCTTAGAACGCcgcccggcgcgtag